A genomic stretch from Falco cherrug isolate bFalChe1 chromosome 3, bFalChe1.pri, whole genome shotgun sequence includes:
- the NPBWR1 gene encoding LOW QUALITY PROTEIN: neuropeptides B/W receptor type 1 (The sequence of the model RefSeq protein was modified relative to this genomic sequence to represent the inferred CDS: deleted 3 bases in 2 codons; substituted 2 bases at 2 genomic stop codons) yields MRRLYQVGNRGLNMSTPSLSSSFYVTVPVMYSVICAMGLTGHAAIIFVILKAPKMETATNIFILNLAIADELFNLVLPINIADYLLLEWSFREFMCKLVISVDQYDPFSSICFLTVTSTDHYQVVAATTMSRKMSYHAYXAAKVVSLCVWSLITVIILPFTVFARIHKEQGHSQCAFVFPYPESKWQKGSRIYIFILGFVIPMSTTCILYSTLLCILKHVHFTCNAKALDKAKKEVTLMVVFILAVCLFFWMPCHLSIVVALTTDIPXTPHTIGISYFVTSLSSYTNSCFNPFLYAFLDDSFQRSFHKQKDCRTAS; encoded by the exons ATGAGGAGACTGTACCAGGTAGGGAATAGAGGTCTGAATATGTCCACTCCTTCACTGAGCTCCAGCTTTTATGTCACAGTGCCTGTCATGTACTCAGTCATCTGTGCCATGGGGCTGACAGGCCACGCTGCCATCATCTTTGTAATCCTCAAAGCCCCAAAGATGGAAACAGCCACCAACATCTTCATCCTTAACCTGGCCATTGCTGATGAGCTCTTTAACCTGGTGCTACCCATCAATATTGCTGACTACCTGCTCCTGGAGTGGTCCTTTAGAGAGTTCATGTGCAAACTCGTCATCTCCGTAGACCAGTACGACCCCTTCTCCAGCATCTGCTTCCTCACTGTCACAAGCACTGACCACTACCAGGTTGTGGCGGCCACCACAATGTCCAGGAAGATGTCCTACCATGCCTATTGAGCAGCCAAGGTTGTGAGCCTTTGCGTCTGGTCCTTAATCACAGTCATCATCCTGCCCTTCACTGTCTTTGCTAGGATTCACAAGGAGCAGGGGCACTCCCAGTGTGCCTTTGTATTCCCCTACCCTGAAAGCAAGTGGCAGAAAGGCAGTCGGATCTACATCTTTATTTTAGGCTTTGTCATCCCCATGTCCACCACCTGCATCCTCTACAGCACCCTGCTGTGCATATTGAAACACGTACACTTCACTTGCAATGCAAAAGCCCTGGACAAAGCC AAAAAAGAGGTGACACTGATGGTGGTTTTCATCCTGGCTGTGTGCCTGTTCTTCTGGATGCCATGTCACCTTAGCATAGTGGTGGCCCTCACCACAGATATCCCATAAACCCCACACACCATTGGGATATCCTACTTCGTCACTAGCTTGAGT AGTTATACCAACAGCTGCTTCAATCCTTTTCTGTATGCCTTTCTGGATGACAGTTTCCAGAGAAGTTTTCACAAACAGAAAGATTGTAGAACCGCTTCATAA